One genomic window of Salvia miltiorrhiza cultivar Shanhuang (shh) chromosome 4, IMPLAD_Smil_shh, whole genome shotgun sequence includes the following:
- the LOC131020428 gene encoding inactive protein RESTRICTED TEV MOVEMENT 2-like, whose product MAAKAVDREIVYEEFEPFCKWQRKEDRDVLEVHLQDFKKEQLKVQISNHGVLKISGERQIDASKHMKFYKEVAAPNTKYDTHAIHAKFVNSNLIITLPKTKLPSSPEPSKTDQPSKPSGGAQEKAPLPPLSAAAVQCQLQSCRQRQLMGSKLAKMAASLAATVVAVVVLAAYVHFMYKSTVDHI is encoded by the exons ATGGCGGCAAAAGCTGTTGATCGGGAAATTGTGTATGAGGAGTTCGAACCTTTTTGCAAATGGCAACGCAAGGAGGATCGCGATGTTCTTGAAGTCCACCTCCAAG ATTTCAAAAAGGAACAGCTGAAAGTGCAAATCAGCAATCATGGGGTGCTGAAGATTTCTGGAGAGCGCCAAATAGATGCTTCCAAACACATGAAATTTTACAAAGAAGTGGCTGCGCCCAACACCAAATACGACACGCATGCAATCCATGCGAAATTCGTCAACAGCAACCTCATCATCACACTGCCAAAGACCAAATTACCCTCCTCGCCCGAGCCATCCAAAACCGATCAACCCTCCAAACCGAGCGGCGGAGCTCAGGAGAAGGCGCCGCTGCCTCCTCTGTCGGCGGCGGCTGTGCAATGCCAGCTGCAGTCCTGCCGGCAGCGCCAGTTGATGGGCTCGAAATTGGCGAAGATGGCGGCGAGCCTCGCCGCGACGGTGGTGGCCGTGGTGGTGCTCGCCGCTTATGTGCATTTTATGTACAAATCTACGGTTGATCATATATGA